TTAGACAGCGGGCCGGTGGGCGAGTGGCCACTTCTTCGTTTTTCTATCACTACGCTCGATTGATTGAAATTTTGGCCTGTGTTGAGGCGATCGAACAGTTAGTGAATGATCCTGATGTGCAGTCGCCTCGGGTGCGGGCGGAAGCCGGCATTAATGAACTGAATGGCGTTGGTGTGAGCGAAGCACCTCGGGGCACGTTGTTTCATCATTACCAAGTGGATGAAAACGGCTTAATCCAATCGGTGAATCTGATCATTGCCACGGGTCAAAATAACTTGGCGATGAATCGCACCATCAAACAAATTGCTCAACATTATGTTGAAGGCAGTAGCGATGGATCGATTCCAGAGGGAATTTTGAATCGGGTTGAAGCGGGAATTCGAGCCTTTGATCCTTGCTTGAGTTGTTCAACCCATGCGGTGGGGCAAATGCCGCTGAAACTAGATGTGTTCAATGCCGATCGGGTACTGATTCAGACCCTGGAGCGGTCTTCCTAGTAGCGTGGCTGCCTTAATTCGTTGGGTTAAATTACATGGCTGTTACCGTCACCAAATCGTTAGGCAGCAAGGGGCTTAAGCCCCTTGTTACCACGACTGGCTCCGCAACTTCGACTCAATGTATTAAGCCTGTCATGCTACTAGGAATTGCAGGTGAAAAATTGAGTTTTGACTGATGGTATTAACTACCGGACAGGATCAACTCCCGATCGATGGGTGAGCAACCCCTTGAACTCAATGACCAAATGACTCAGTTGAAACAGTTCAGTGGTATTGACCAGAATTTCGTTAGTTTTTGAGGTGCGATCGCCCTATGGTTACCCATCTTCCATCCCCGATCTTGGTGATTGGTTATGGCAATACTCTCCGCAGTGATGACGGTGTGGGGCCAGCGGTCGTCCAAGCCATTTCCCAATGGCAAAATTCACAACTTCAAACCCTCATTTGTCATCAATTAACCCCGGAGTTAGCCGATTTGATCGCGGGAGCTGGCTTGGTAATTTTTGTTGATGCCTTAGACTGCAATGCCCTGAAAATGTCTGCACCCAAAACCCAACTGCGATCGCTAGATTTGGGAATTCGCCCACCCACCCCGGCTTCCGCCACGGTCACCGCTGAAAATCCAGAAACTCCAAGTCTTTTGGGCCATTTCTATCAACCGGAAAGTCTGTTGCACATGACGAAATGGCTCTATGGCCATGTGCCCCCGGCTTGGTTAATTGCAGTGCCTGCGGTGTCCTTTGAGTTGGGCTGCGAATTTTCTGAAATTGCCATTCAAGGAATGCAACGGGCGCTGGTTGTCATTCAAACCCTGATTGACG
This region of Limnothrix sp. FACHB-406 genomic DNA includes:
- a CDS encoding hydrogenase maturation protease, yielding MVTHLPSPILVIGYGNTLRSDDGVGPAVVQAISQWQNSQLQTLICHQLTPELADLIAGAGLVIFVDALDCNALKMSAPKTQLRSLDLGIRPPTPASATVTAENPETPSLLGHFYQPESLLHMTKWLYGHVPPAWLIAVPAVSFELGCEFSEIAIQGMQRALVVIQTLIDEVQGMTTHSPSLHLPSESLKLPVQI